DNA from Marinilabiliales bacterium:
CCATGTGAAGGAATGAAATCCCTGCATAGTAGTTGGCCAGGTTAGCCGTTTTTGTCGGCGCATATTCATCAATAATATCGAGGAAACCCAGGAAATTGCCGTCTCCGTATAGTGCCAGGTAGAATGAATCCCGCTCGAAATACCTTTCGGCCATGAATACCTGTGAGCGCGCCTCCTCTTCCATCGGGGCTATATAGAGATTCCTGTATCCAAGGTAGCCGAGTACGACTACCACGATGGCAGCAACGATAATTGTCAGGCTCTTCTGGTTATCTTCAATATATTTTTCGGTCCTTGTCAGAAGGTTTTCAACTCCTTCGACCGGTTCTTCAGTGCCCTGTTTCTTCTTTTTTGACATTTTGAGCTATAATAATTGTTATGTGTTGATTTACGGCACGCAAATATACATGAAATTTTTTTCATCTAAATTACACATAGACAGATGAAAAAAATTTTATGGGAAAGCGAAGCGGTTCATCCTGTAAGTCAAAATTTTGTTATTTTATAAAGACAAAATTTTGGCTTTTTACGGGATAAATGTAATTGTTTTGGCCCTTATTTTAAAATTTTTATTGTCAAAAAGATCATTCTTGTTACACTTTGGGTTTATGACAGCAGTATAAAGATCAATTTTATCTAACTTATTACCGATTATCGATCTCATTTTCTAACTTTACAATCTAAATTACCCATGCAATAATATGTATCTCAAATTCTTATCCCTTCTCAATTTCAAGAACTTCAGCCAGGCTGAATACGATTTCAGCAGCCGGATAAACTGTTTTGCAGGTAACAATGGTGTCGGAAAGACCAACCTGCTTGATTCAATTCATTACCTTTCACTCTGCAAAAGTTTCTTCAATCCGGTCGATACCCAGAACATCAGGCACGGTGAGGAGATGTTTGTGATACAGGGCAGGTACATAAGGGATGGCGATGAGGAGGCCATTTATTGCGGGGTTAAACGGAATGCAAAAAAGCAGTTCAGGAGGAACCGCAAGGACTACAAGAAGCTGAGCGATCATATCGGACTGATACCCCTGGTGATGATCTCACCCGGTGACAGTGTGCTTATAACCGGCGGAAGCGATGAAAGGCGGAAGTTCATGAA
Protein-coding regions in this window:
- a CDS encoding tetratricopeptide repeat protein, whose translation is MSKKKKQGTEEPVEGVENLLTRTEKYIEDNQKSLTIIVAAIVVVVLGYLGYRNLYIAPMEEEARSQVFMAERYFERDSFYLALYGDGNFLGFLDIIDEYAPTKTANLANYYAGISFLHMGEFKSAIEHLKKFDSRDQLVSPMAFGAIGDAYAELGDLETAATFYTRAAMRRPNEFTSPIFWMKAGQVYEELEQWGKALEAYENILDEYPETTEGREAEKYIARVQLKKERHNR